The sequence below is a genomic window from Candidatus Marimicrobium litorale.
ACGGCCAGGTCGCCTTAGTAAGGTAGTGCGCAAACTCACTCGCCAAACCGGTTGCGGGTACCGAACCGCGCTGCTCAGGCTGGCTGGACAGTAGGCTCAGCTTGGAGACATAGGTTTTTTCGTCCGGCTGGCTGGCCGCCGAGTGGGTATCGCTGGAGCCAATAAAGCCAAACTGATACGGGTTGGCAATGCCCTGCTGCTCCAATGCCAAACCGGTACGAAGCGCATCCCGTACATAGGAACCCTCAACCTGGCTCAGCGCGTTGGTGGCGACACGATAAGGCATGATCTCGAAGCCTGCGAACTCATCACGGCTCGACAGCGCCGGGTGCGTTTCCGAAGTCCCCTTGATCTGCGTAATCTCCACGATCGGCTCGTTGCGAATACGCTGCTTCGCGTAGTCATCATCCAGCGGGTTGCCGGCCCAATCGACCAGTTTGAACATCTGGCCGTTCGATGCGTTGGAGTTGTGCGGTATCGCCAGGCTCTCCACTCCTTTTGCGCGCAGGTCATCCATCCACTGCCAAAGATTCTCAGGATTGATGGAGTGGAATCGTGAGAATGGCTCGCGCGGCAGGCGGTTACTACCGGCAAAGATCACGTTGCGGTGCAGGTTGCCCATATCAGCTGAAGACGATGAGTACTCGTAGGCGACAAAGGTAGTAAACGCACCTGGATCATTGTAATCATCTGCAGCTTCGACGGTATCGCTCCACGCGCTGCGAATGACACCCAGGGTCTGTTCCCTGCCCAGCGTTCCGGCGCGGATCATTGAAGTCGCAGTGGGCAGGAAATTTGAAAAGGCGAGAAACCGTTTTAACGTGCTGAATACGTCAGTACCGTTTTTATCCGGCGCGTTAAATTCGTGAAAGGGCTGGGCGAAATCAGTCTTCGAAAACTCGGTGGAGGTATCCGAAGCAGCCTCAAAGACACCGAGGTACATGGCATGATCGGTCACCGCGTAGAAATCCAGCGGCCGGGACAACTGCATATCAAAGCCCCCGGGATTCCAGACCGGTTCGCCGCGTGCGAATCGGTAAGCGTCACCGGGGCCCGCCAACGTTCCCATGGAGTGGCCGTCGAAGGATAAGGAAGTGTGGACGTGAAGATCACCGAACCACGCCTTGCGCTCCACAGGTATAGTATCGGTGTCGGTGTCGGCGTCCGCCCCTGCCCTGCCCGACTCTACCAGTGTTCTCGGGGCAGATGGGGTGCCGCCTTCGCGAATCAGCAGCTCTGTCTCTGTGTCAAAGACACTTGCGGACAGATTACCGGTAGCAGCCCTTTCAGCAATCACCACATTAAGCTCGGCGGTTTCTGCAATAACAACCGGATCGTTGAGGACATCGGCGGCAGCCGGGAAACTATCATTGGTCTGTTGGATTGCGTCACCGGAGCAGGCTGCAAGAATCGAGCTAATGCCAACGATCAACAAAACCCACGGTCGACCGATCCTATGCTTGTGATCCTCGTCGGCCCCTATGCGGGCCACCTTGTTATATTCGCTCATGGTTTTGCTCGCTCTGTTTCGCGGGTCTATTGCATCCCTTTGAAGGATAGCAACCCGGGGTCACCCCTCTTAGTCTCTTTAGCCGCCTTACGCATCGCAAAAGAAAAGAGCCAGGGCAAATACCGTTTTACGAAATAAGCACGCTTACCCAGTTGATGGGGGTTGCAGATCAACTGATTCCTTTGCATTGATTGGAAAGCAATATCTGCCACCTGATCGGCATCCAGCTCTGAGGCCTCATACAATTCAGCTAGGCGTTCTTTGGAAGTCGGGTCAGTGGTACGCAGCGAACTGCCCAAATTCGTTTTAAAAAAGCTCGGACACAACACTGTTACGCCAATGCCATAGGGCTCCAGTTCATAATGGATCGTCTCGCTTAGCGCCACAACGCCCGCCTTGGTCACGTTGTAGGAGGCCATGCCCGGGAGATTCATAAGGCCGGCCAATGATGCCGTGTTGAGAATGTGGCCACTACCCTGGGCTTTCATCATTGCAGTGAACGCCCTGCAACCTAACACCACCCCTTTCAGGTTGATATCGATAATCCACTCCCAGTCTTCCCAGTGCCCTTGTTCGATTCTATCGCCGGCACCAACGCCAGCGTTGTTGACCAGCACATCCAGCCCGTCCCACCGGGCCTGAACCTCGGCTTTGAGGATCTCCCACTGCTCCGGCACTCTTACATCCAGGGAGAATATCCAGGCTTTACCACCCTCGGATTCAACTAATGCCTGAGTCTCTTTTGCACCGTCCATATTGACATCAGCGATACAAATGTCCGCCTCTTCCCTGGCGTACCTGAGCGCAATCGCTCGGCCCAGACCACTGGATGCTCCGGTGACTATTACGCGTTTCATACTGTCCGGCCCTCTTTCTCTTGCTGCTGCCACACTAAAGCCGTGTCACCTGAGGCGGCTTCCAAGTGCGTTCGAGCATGGCTTTCTCCGGGCCGTAAACACGTAAGGAGATGCGCGTTTTTTCCTCACCCGCCGGCAACCAATTGCCTATCTTGCCCTCAGGCGGTGTACCACCGATGAAAATGCGTAGGCTGCCGTCGGCTTCATAGGTCAGATCCTTTGCATGAGAGCTGATGGCATAGCGGTCATAGGGATTAAGCATCAGGTTGCCGTCCTGGTCGTAAATGGTGAGCGACCAAAAATACTTGGCGGGCGGGGTTTGGCCAGGCTTAAAGTGGATTTCGTAGGTATGGCTACTATTAATCTCGTCTCCGTGCTGGTCTTGGCTCGCCCCCATATACATGGCTTCTTCGGCATCATTGGCGACAATACCTCGCATCGACTGTATAGCTGCGCGTATATAGAAGTCACCATGCACACCGGAGCGGCCGAAGCCCACTGGCGTCACACCCCAACCGTTGACCCTTCTTTCTTCAGGCGTACTGTAGTCACGAAGAATCATCGTGGCATCGAATACAGCCGCCGCTAAGCCTGCACGCACGCTGTCGTCAGCTTGGTATATATCTTGATTCGGCCCAATATGTAAGTCAGCCCAATCTTTCAAATAGCGTTGATCACGCTCCGGAACGCCATTGGCAGTCATCGCCCGGTTCACGTTGTGCCAAAAAGACAAGGGATCAGACATCACCATTTTTTTCATGTAGGCAATGACATCTTCTTCAAGCAACATTTCACTGAACTCGCCTACATCAGGGACGGGCGGATGCGGAGGCCGCGGCGGATTATCTTTACCCCAGTCACTCAAGGCCACAATCTGCATTTGTGACTGCATGGCTGCAACCTCTGCGTGATCACTGGGGTCGTTGAAGTCAGAATAAATTCTGGCCATAGCATAAAACCAAGGGGTTGGGTTATGGGCCACAAACTCCACATCATCCGGCAAGACTCCCTGCCAACCCGGCGGCACGATGGCGTAATTGCCGCCACCATTACCGTGGGTGCGCTTGCCGATATAGGAAAAATTATCAGAATCAAAACCCGCCAGCTCAATCGAAAAATATCGGTCGCCCGGAATCGGCGGCACACTAATAATGATCGGCTGTTCTTTTGCGTATACCCAGGCTGGTGAGTAGAGCGTATCGGCATTCGGCGTGCCACCGTCGCGATAGTTTTTAGGATCGACAAAGGTCGCATGCCAGAACTTGTTTACCGCATCCACTGGCCCCTGATAACCTTCAGGCCCCGTGGGCTGACTCCATTTATAGCGAAGTACTGTGTTTAATTGGTACGGGAACGCATAAATCATCGCGTTCACACCTTTGGCATAGGCATATTGCTCACGCCAGTCTTTATTGAAGTTGATCTGCCAATAACTACCGCCGGCAACGACTAGCGCCACCACCAAGGCAAGAAGCATTTTTATCGATTTTGATTTCATTTTTTCTACTCTTTTCGCCTTTATGTACTTTCTCTGTATCTTTCCGTTAGGGCATCGCTAAGAAACGTAAACTCGATAAAGCAACCCGTGAGGGCCACTTGTCGAGTAGTAATCACGATTTAAGCCCGGGCAGGCGGACATACATGCGGCGAAAAGTGCTCCCGTGGCGACGCGGCCTTTTTCTTCCCCGGTTTCAATATCTACCACCACCGCATCAACGGTTTGGTCTTCCAGTACATCGTCGAGAACAATTTCTCCTGTGTCGGGGTAATACAACACCTGGTTAGAATTGCCGATATCATGAACCCACAATTCTTCGAAGTCTCCCGGGCCATTAAATCGCCAGGCACCGGTTTTCCGGTTGGCGGTATCAAAGGTCAACAGAATCCGTTTATCCTGAACATACAGCGGGGATGCGGAGTGTCCGCCATTGGGTAAATCAAACGGCGTTAACACATCGGTTGAACTAGTGTCTGTAGTGGATACTCTGTGTACACGCACCGGAGCACTACAGGGCTTGGAAAAGGCCACTGGTTTGGTGCCAACAGGGTAGGCACGCATAATCGTCTCCAGTGGCGGGGTGTCACCCATATCCATGAACCAGACACTGTCATCACCCACGGTATTGCACCAGGCAAAGCTCTGGTCTTCACCGGGCAGGTCATAGGAGGCGCTCCAGTTTTCATCCAGAACCAGATTTTGGTCTTTATAGATCAAGCGATGAATATGGGTAGGTGTGGTCGCGTAAACGTATTCACCCTCCGGTGTCAGGTCCACGCAAAAGCGGCCGATAGAGGCACCCACGAACTCAACCGTATTAATCACCTTCAGCGTGTTTGGATCAAAAATCGTGAAGACTGATTTTTTGCTGTGATCGTGTTCAAGGTTGCGGGTGATCATCATGCCATCGGACAAAAGACTGATACCGTTGTGCGCATGATCCACCGGCAGTTCCATTTCAGCAATAGGCTCAAGGTCAAGACTCAGTTTATGAATACGGTTACCAAAACCTGCGATAATGTTTCCATCGGCCAGGACAGCGCCACCACCACACCAATTGTGCCCACCTGTGGATAATTCGGGTGATGCTTTAATCGTCTCAAGAGTAACCGGGTCAATCTCCTCCCCCCAACCAATAGACACATCAGCTTGGTAAGGCACAGAGCTGCCAAAGACAAATAGCCGGTTGTCAGCGTTAAAGGTTCCCACCACCCACCGGTCCCCGGCAAACTGGCGTGAGGTAACTTTCAGGCTCTCACCCGGCTGAATATTCAGGCCGGGGCTTCTTGCGTGTTTTTGGCGTCTAACGCCACCATACTCGGTGGGACAGTTGGAATTTTGGTAGTAACCTTTTAGGTCTAATTGATAGTCTTGCAGCGTCATGTCTTTGCTCTCAACAGTTTATCGTTAACGGCGTGACCAGATCGGCGAAGACCAGGCCCTTTCCTGAATGGTTGCCGGTATACGGGGGTCTGGTTCTCGGCCAAGACGAATGGCGTCATAGCTGGACCAGCGACAGGTTGGATTCATTAATACGCGCACATAGTAAAATGCACTTTGATCGGGATCGTAGTCCGGGTCACGCCAGAGAGTTTTCAATTCAGTGGCACCGGAACCAGCACTGAACTGGCAGCTTGTCAGGTCAACCGTGGCACCATTGTCGGGACAGCGACCAGTTGCTGGATCAACTTGGAGACCATCGGCGCAGGCGATATCAACTACTTTTTCATGGGTTTGACCCGCATCATCAATCCAGCCTTTGACCATTTGAATACGCTGCAGTGGGGCATCCATGGGATCCCGAGTCGCCCAGACAATGAACTCCGGCGACCCTGGCTGTTGTCTGCTGGAAAGAACCGACCCCATAGGCACGGCTGCAGCTTCAAGGTGTTGCACCAGACCGGGGTCGTCGATCATCGCTTCATCCATATCCCAACTCGCATAAAAACGCAGCGCGATGCGCGGACCGGAGGTGGCATAGGTTTCGCGGCGAGCCAGCGCATCAAAGATAGCCTCGCGGGTATTTTCTGGCGCCCATACCGCGGCCAGGCCGCCCGAGGTGTTGAATTTGAGAAAGGATTGGTACGCTTTTTCCCCCCGGCTGTTGCCGGCAAGGCGGCGCACTGCGGGCGAAGAGATGGTGCCCACGGACCCACGGTGGTCCCATTCCTCTACAGCCCCCGGGTTGGCGTTGTGATTGTCAGTGGCTGCTATAACGCCAGTTTGTAGTGGATTGAAGCCCAGCTCTCGTTCAAGTTCCAAGCCAACCTTCAAACCCTGACGAACGAATGCGGTTTGAAAGGCGCAGCCGGCGAGTTCACCCGGCAAGCAGGGATCGAGTACCTGCGCAAAGGCACACTCTTCATCCGTGGCACCAACACCCAGCGCACACTCTGAAGCACCTTTGTTCTGGAAAATCTCAGCCAGGGGTTCACGTCTTTCACGCAGACGCCAATCATCTTCACCATACCGCTGACCATCATAGGTGTAGCGAGAATATGTCAGTCCCCAGGCTTTATTGGAGTTATGCGGTATGGTCAGGAAGTCACAGCCATCGGCTTTATCGCAATTGGCTTCAAGCCCCTTCCAGAGCTCAATCGCATTGGGCGCATCAATGCTCGAAATAGATCGTTCAGGCACGACATTGGAACGAAATATGACATTGCGGTGATGTTTACCCTGGTCCGGCATGCCGGGCGAATATTCGTAGGCAATGAGTGTGGTGAGCTCCCCTGGCTCGTAATAGTCATCGGCAAGACGGACATAGCGAGCCCAATCCTTACTGACATTGTCATAACACCGCTCGACGGTGCCACCACCCCACTTGCAGGTAGGAAATCTATCCGCACCCGGAACCTTACGACTTTTTGGCTGGTAGACACCTGCCGGTACCGCAGGATCTCCGGGGTCGGCCGTACCGCGAGCGCTTTCGACAATGATGCCTAAAAATATTGGGTTATCCTGGGCCATGACCCAGCAGGCCGCTCGCTCGAGCAGCGACAGGTTTGGATCGTTGCAATGCGTGCGGATACCAAAGCTTTCAGCGTGATCGGTAATCGCCACAAAATCCAGAGGGCGACTCAACTGCATGGTCTCACCGCCAGCGCCCATCAAGCTTTCACCTTTCGCGAAACGGTAGGCATCTTCAACACCTAGCTTGTTGCCCATCATTGATGAGTCAAAACTTTCAGCGGTGTGCAGGTGCAGCTCTCCCCAATACAGGTTCAATTCACCGTCACCAGCATCAACGGCCCTGACGTGCTGATCAGCGTTCTGCGCATCGTCTTTGCCAACTGCCTGAACGACGGGCGCCACAACTTTATTGTCGTCTTGCAGGGCATAATCCCGCGGTGTGGAATCAGGGCCAATTTTGTCGAGAATGACGTGATAACCAACAGCAACAACGCCAACGCCCAGGGCAAGGACAGCAAACGCAGCCAGAGCTAATTTTTTCAGCATGACACAGCCTCTCACCAGGCGGCCAAAGCCTGGAATTTCAATCTCCTTAGGTGAATTGGATTATATCTACGCGCTCAAACCCGCGGTTATCATATTCGGACATTCTCCGAGAGCCTAAAACCCCATACCTGGTACAGACACAGGAAACATGCCTTTTCCAGTGCGCAAAACTATGTTCTTGCCAGAGTCCTCAAACCCACATGTCCGAATATGATATACCCCATCCCTTGAGCCGCAACTATACTCCCAGCTTTCGACCCACGACGAAAAGACAAACACCCATAACTGAGTTCGTTGACATCAGAGGTCACACCATGAAAAGCACGTTACTGAAAGGCGGGGCAGCGATCATTGCCATATTCGCAGTATTCATTCTGTCTTTGCCTACCATCATGCACCAGGCAGGCCTCCACCCCGAATACACAGGCGAAACCCATCAGCTGCCTGCCGGCATGCGTGCTTTGATAGTCACCACCAGTCACGGGGTACTTAATGCCGCAGGGGAAACGACAGGTGACCCTACCGGCATCGCTCTTTCAGAGTTAACACACCCCTATTACAGCTTTCTGGATGCAGGCATGCAGATTGAGGTTGCTAGTATCAAGGGCGGTCAAATTCCGGTGGACCCCAGCGGCCTGGGCCGCGTCATGATCAGCCCTGAAGACAAGCGTTATCTCAACGACCCCATTCTGCTGGCCAAAGTCGAAAACTCCCTGAACATAGACAATGTGGATTTCACCGCGTACGACGCCATCTTTCTCGTCGGCGGTTGGGGCGCGGCATACGACCTGGGCTATTCTGAGGTGTTGGCACAACAGATCAGCGAAGCTTACTACGGAGCCAAAGCACCACTTATGGGCTCGGTATGCCATGGGGCTTTGGGCTTTATCAACGTCAAAGATCTTGGTGGCAACAAACTGATAGCCGGCCGCGCCATGAGCGGGGTCACTGACAAACAGGTTAAAGAGCTTGGTATCGAACTCACCCCCATGCACCCCGAAACGGAGCTGCGTAAAGCCGGTGCGGTTTTTGAAAGCCAAACGGCTTTTCGTGACGTTTTCGCGACCCACGTGGCTATTGATGCCGAGCAACGTTTTATCACCGGGCAGAATCAAAACTCGGGCATGGAAACCGCGCAAAAAATGATTGCTATTATGGTCCGCAAGTAAACGAAGATTCAGGCTTTGAGGACCAGACTCCATGGCCAATGAAACGTTGCAGGCGTTAGCCGTTAAGGCCTTTCACGACAGGCTGCAAAGCCTGGGTATCAATCCTCTTGAAGTGATTGAGGCCGCCGCTGGACGCCGTGATTCCGCTACAAGCGCACAATCAACTCCTTCCGTGCATGAAGTGCTTGAAACAGCCGTGGCAATGGTTGGGGACCCTGCGCTAGCGATTAGAATCGGTGAAGATATAGACCTTGCTACCTATGGCACCTACGGTTTCGCCCTCATGAGCTGCTCTCACATGGGCGCTGCTATGGAACTTTTTCTTCGCTATGGGCAAACGTTTATCCACTCTTCCAGCTGGCAGCGTTCAAGCTATGAAAATGGTTTAATCCTTCGCCTGGGGTACTGACAAGTTAACTCGAGGTCACGGGCTGGCGCTACACAATCGAGCCTAGACTGACCAGAAATATGTCATTGCCCCCCACATTATCAGTGAGGAAATCGACTTCCAGCAGGCCGTTTATTTGTCCTATTCTTTGACAAGAATTTGTGGGCTGCTTCAGGAGTTGCCGACGCCGATAGACGCTTCAAAACTGCGCAACGGGCAAATTTCGCCACACCTGTTGTCACGAATGCAGAAGGCACATGCCGCAATTGGGGCGATGTCGCGAGAAGGGCGTTTGAAGGCTGATTGAGAGGTCAGGCTAGGTGAACCATAAGAATAAATTGGGCTGGAGCGGATACCCGTAAGATTCTATGCACCTTTATCGTTCCCGCACATAACACGGAGAGCTTTGTTGAAGTGTGTGGCGTTGGCCATCATAGTACCCAATGGCCTAATTCACTAAGAGAACCTAGCAAATCAAGGAGAATAATATGGGAATTTTTCGCAAAATTTCGTTCTTGAGTGCGGCAACAATTATTATAGCGACTATGGGAGTGCCGATGAATGCCGAACAGCAGGCTCCCGATCCAATTGACGGGCTGCC
It includes:
- a CDS encoding DUF3604 domain-containing protein, with translation MSEYNKVARIGADEDHKHRIGRPWVLLIVGISSILAACSGDAIQQTNDSFPAAADVLNDPVVIAETAELNVVIAERAATGNLSASVFDTETELLIREGGTPSAPRTLVESGRAGADADTDTDTIPVERKAWFGDLHVHTSLSFDGHSMGTLAGPGDAYRFARGEPVWNPGGFDMQLSRPLDFYAVTDHAMYLGVFEAASDTSTEFSKTDFAQPFHEFNAPDKNGTDVFSTLKRFLAFSNFLPTATSMIRAGTLGREQTLGVIRSAWSDTVEAADDYNDPGAFTTFVAYEYSSSSADMGNLHRNVIFAGSNRLPREPFSRFHSINPENLWQWMDDLRAKGVESLAIPHNSNASNGQMFKLVDWAGNPLDDDYAKQRIRNEPIVEITQIKGTSETHPALSSRDEFAGFEIMPYRVATNALSQVEGSYVRDALRTGLALEQQGIANPYQFGFIGSSDTHSAASQPDEKTYVSKLSLLSSQPEQRGSVPATGLASEFAHYLTKATWPFNPTPQGKGMYTRINGDLYSRGANPLYGASGLAAAWAEENTRESIYDAFRRREVFATSGPRISLKFFAGYGFDQSMLASADGSQRAYANGVSMGGELSANAEGQAPGFIVMAAADPESAPLQRVQVIKGWIDVAGNTHEEVMDVACAGGAAVDQATKRCPDNGARVDVSDCSINPETGSEQLVALWHDPDFDPSQRAFYYARAIENPTCRWSTWDAIRADREPRPDLARTLQERAWSSPIWIAPRG
- a CDS encoding SDR family oxidoreductase, whose protein sequence is MKRVIVTGASSGLGRAIALRYAREEADICIADVNMDGAKETQALVESEGGKAWIFSLDVRVPEQWEILKAEVQARWDGLDVLVNNAGVGAGDRIEQGHWEDWEWIIDINLKGVVLGCRAFTAMMKAQGSGHILNTASLAGLMNLPGMASYNVTKAGVVALSETIHYELEPYGIGVTVLCPSFFKTNLGSSLRTTDPTSKERLAELYEASELDADQVADIAFQSMQRNQLICNPHQLGKRAYFVKRYLPWLFSFAMRKAAKETKRGDPGLLSFKGMQ
- a CDS encoding DUF1254 domain-containing protein; amino-acid sequence: MKSKSIKMLLALVVALVVAGGSYWQINFNKDWREQYAYAKGVNAMIYAFPYQLNTVLRYKWSQPTGPEGYQGPVDAVNKFWHATFVDPKNYRDGGTPNADTLYSPAWVYAKEQPIIISVPPIPGDRYFSIELAGFDSDNFSYIGKRTHGNGGGNYAIVPPGWQGVLPDDVEFVAHNPTPWFYAMARIYSDFNDPSDHAEVAAMQSQMQIVALSDWGKDNPPRPPHPPVPDVGEFSEMLLEEDVIAYMKKMVMSDPLSFWHNVNRAMTANGVPERDQRYLKDWADLHIGPNQDIYQADDSVRAGLAAAVFDATMILRDYSTPEERRVNGWGVTPVGFGRSGVHGDFYIRAAIQSMRGIVANDAEEAMYMGASQDQHGDEINSSHTYEIHFKPGQTPPAKYFWSLTIYDQDGNLMLNPYDRYAISSHAKDLTYEADGSLRIFIGGTPPEGKIGNWLPAGEEKTRISLRVYGPEKAMLERTWKPPQVTRL
- a CDS encoding DUF3604 domain-containing protein, which gives rise to MLKKLALAAFAVLALGVGVVAVGYHVILDKIGPDSTPRDYALQDDNKVVAPVVQAVGKDDAQNADQHVRAVDAGDGELNLYWGELHLHTAESFDSSMMGNKLGVEDAYRFAKGESLMGAGGETMQLSRPLDFVAITDHAESFGIRTHCNDPNLSLLERAACWVMAQDNPIFLGIIVESARGTADPGDPAVPAGVYQPKSRKVPGADRFPTCKWGGGTVERCYDNVSKDWARYVRLADDYYEPGELTTLIAYEYSPGMPDQGKHHRNVIFRSNVVPERSISSIDAPNAIELWKGLEANCDKADGCDFLTIPHNSNKAWGLTYSRYTYDGQRYGEDDWRLRERREPLAEIFQNKGASECALGVGATDEECAFAQVLDPCLPGELAGCAFQTAFVRQGLKVGLELERELGFNPLQTGVIAATDNHNANPGAVEEWDHRGSVGTISSPAVRRLAGNSRGEKAYQSFLKFNTSGGLAAVWAPENTREAIFDALARRETYATSGPRIALRFYASWDMDEAMIDDPGLVQHLEAAAVPMGSVLSSRQQPGSPEFIVWATRDPMDAPLQRIQMVKGWIDDAGQTHEKVVDIACADGLQVDPATGRCPDNGATVDLTSCQFSAGSGATELKTLWRDPDYDPDQSAFYYVRVLMNPTCRWSSYDAIRLGREPDPRIPATIQERAWSSPIWSRR
- a CDS encoding type 1 glutamine amidotransferase domain-containing protein — translated: MKSTLLKGGAAIIAIFAVFILSLPTIMHQAGLHPEYTGETHQLPAGMRALIVTTSHGVLNAAGETTGDPTGIALSELTHPYYSFLDAGMQIEVASIKGGQIPVDPSGLGRVMISPEDKRYLNDPILLAKVENSLNIDNVDFTAYDAIFLVGGWGAAYDLGYSEVLAQQISEAYYGAKAPLMGSVCHGALGFINVKDLGGNKLIAGRAMSGVTDKQVKELGIELTPMHPETELRKAGAVFESQTAFRDVFATHVAIDAEQRFITGQNQNSGMETAQKMIAIMVRK
- a CDS encoding AraC family transcriptional regulator ligand-binding domain-containing protein, which produces MANETLQALAVKAFHDRLQSLGINPLEVIEAAAGRRDSATSAQSTPSVHEVLETAVAMVGDPALAIRIGEDIDLATYGTYGFALMSCSHMGAAMELFLRYGQTFIHSSSWQRSSYENGLILRLGY